From the genome of Gilliamella sp. wkB7, one region includes:
- a CDS encoding IclR family transcriptional regulator: MSFQKQQSTLDNALTLLEIISHYSSGISLAEIVKLSRMAKTTVFRILDILKKRQYLCYDASTEKYFLDVKAFELGVKGLMNISLVGISIPFLKKLAAKLNETCFLAVYHDGSVIYLYKAEGELAVKTNSHIGSRMPVYCTGLGKSLLAYQPLVEINKVLSRPLVQFTSKTIVDREAIHNSLAKVCIDGYSMDDEEVEEGLTCIAVPIFIKQNKVVGAISVAGSSFRIVQKKELIISELKSISSSISVELKKKN; this comes from the coding sequence ATGTCTTTTCAAAAACAACAATCCACGTTAGATAATGCCTTAACTTTGCTTGAAATAATTAGCCATTATTCTTCTGGAATATCTTTGGCAGAAATCGTTAAACTAAGTCGGATGGCAAAAACAACAGTATTTAGAATTTTAGACATATTAAAAAAAAGACAATATCTCTGCTATGATGCCTCCACTGAAAAATATTTTTTAGATGTAAAAGCTTTTGAGTTAGGCGTCAAAGGATTGATGAATATATCTTTAGTGGGTATATCAATTCCTTTTTTAAAAAAACTTGCTGCAAAGCTTAATGAAACCTGCTTTTTAGCGGTCTATCATGATGGTAGTGTTATCTATTTGTATAAAGCCGAAGGTGAACTCGCTGTTAAAACCAACTCACATATTGGTAGCCGAATGCCAGTATATTGTACTGGATTGGGTAAATCATTATTAGCTTATCAACCGTTAGTTGAAATTAATAAAGTTTTAAGTCGTCCACTAGTTCAATTCACCAGTAAAACCATTGTTGACCGAGAAGCCATCCATAATAGTTTAGCAAAGGTGTGTATTGATGGTTATTCTATGGATGATGAAGAAGTTGAAGAAGGCTTAACGTGTATTGCTGTACCAATCTTTATTAAGCAAAATAAAGTAGTAGGAGCAATAAGTGTTGCTGGATCTTCTTTTAGAATTGTTCAGAAAAAAGAACTTATCATTAGTGAATTAAAAAGTATCTCATCATCTATATCGGTTGAACTAAAAAAGAAGAATTAA
- a CDS encoding sugar kinase — MTINIAVIGECMIELSIKDKITTRGFGGDTLNTSVYLSRLFTDNQAAIYYVTGLGVDPFSQEMLNQWQKENIKTNLIQQMDNKMPGLYAIVTDSHGERSFYYWRNDAAAKFWLQTEQTQQICETITKFDYIYLSGISVAILDEYSIDKLIELLETFKANGGKVIFDNNYRPRLWRSQEYAQNVYSKILSYTDIAFLTQEDEYLLWGNDNYEDSIVRSRKLGVNEIIIKRGSESCIVATTNDRVEVPANIIAKQKIVDTTAAGDSFSAGYLSIRLLGGSIKAAIKQGHDLAATVIQYRGAIIPCEAMSNLISI; from the coding sequence ATGACCATAAATATAGCAGTAATTGGTGAGTGCATGATTGAACTCTCAATTAAAGATAAGATAACGACAAGAGGCTTTGGTGGAGATACATTAAATACTTCAGTTTATTTGTCTCGGTTATTTACTGACAATCAAGCAGCAATTTACTATGTAACGGGTCTTGGCGTTGATCCATTTAGCCAAGAAATGTTGAATCAATGGCAAAAGGAAAACATTAAAACCAATCTTATTCAACAAATGGATAATAAAATGCCTGGATTATATGCCATTGTTACCGATAGCCATGGTGAACGATCTTTCTATTATTGGCGAAACGATGCTGCAGCAAAATTTTGGTTACAGACTGAACAAACACAGCAAATATGTGAAACAATAACTAAATTTGATTACATTTATTTAAGTGGTATTAGTGTTGCTATTTTAGATGAATACAGTATAGATAAGCTCATTGAATTGTTAGAAACATTCAAAGCTAACGGTGGTAAAGTTATTTTTGATAATAATTATCGCCCACGATTATGGCGTAGTCAGGAGTACGCTCAAAACGTCTATTCTAAAATTCTATCCTATACCGATATCGCATTTTTAACCCAAGAAGATGAATATCTGCTATGGGGAAATGATAATTATGAAGATAGTATTGTTCGTAGTCGTAAATTGGGCGTAAATGAGATCATTATTAAAAGAGGAAGTGAAAGTTGTATTGTAGCGACAACAAATGATCGTGTAGAAGTTCCAGCAAATATTATTGCTAAGCAAAAAATTGTTGATACAACGGCTGCCGGAGACTCATTTAGTGCAGGGTATTTATCAATTAGGTTACTCGGTGGTTCAATTAAGGCGGCAATTAAGCAAGGACATGATTTAGCAGCAACAGTTATTCAATATCGTGGTGCAATCATACCTTGTGAAGCAATGAGTAATTTAATATCTATTTAA
- a CDS encoding IclR family transcriptional regulator: protein MIQKETTSAIDKAIAVLDVISNCAAGVTITEIVEATKLNKIIIKKILNTLLDREYVFLDEKSGKYTLGFKSLELGISSLVNVNIVDIAIPHVKSLSNTINETCFLGVYNSGNVVYLYKSEGNNAIHTSSNLGHLRPAYCTGLGRILLAHQSQDEIERILQSSLPQYTQKTITDSQQLNELLAKVRRENIAYDWEEVEEGLVCVASGIFNYSNEVVAALSIAGPSHRMHNQIEKCASLLKETTNLISKRLGYIST from the coding sequence ATGATCCAAAAAGAGACAACTTCAGCAATAGATAAAGCCATTGCTGTTTTAGATGTAATTAGTAATTGTGCAGCAGGCGTAACAATTACTGAAATAGTTGAAGCCACTAAACTTAATAAAATTATAATAAAGAAGATTCTAAACACATTGCTTGATCGTGAATATGTTTTTTTAGATGAAAAATCAGGTAAATATACTCTAGGTTTTAAATCGTTAGAGCTTGGAATATCCAGTCTTGTCAATGTTAATATTGTCGATATAGCGATTCCGCATGTTAAATCGCTTTCAAATACAATCAATGAAACCTGTTTTTTAGGGGTTTATAATAGTGGTAATGTAGTCTATCTATATAAGAGTGAAGGTAACAATGCTATTCATACTAGTTCCAATTTAGGTCATTTGCGACCGGCATATTGCACAGGGTTAGGTAGAATATTACTTGCTCATCAATCACAAGATGAGATTGAACGCATTTTACAATCATCATTACCACAATATACACAAAAAACCATAACCGATTCACAGCAACTCAATGAACTTTTAGCTAAAGTTCGTCGTGAAAATATCGCTTATGATTGGGAAGAAGTTGAAGAAGGTCTTGTTTGTGTTGCTTCTGGCATATTTAATTATAGTAACGAGGTTGTAGCAGCTTTAAGTATTGCTGGTCCTAGCCATCGAATGCATAATCAAATTGAAAAATGCGCCTCTTTATTAAAAGAGACGACAAATTTGATTTCTAAACGACTAGGGTATATTTCGACATAA